One Stigmatopora nigra isolate UIUO_SnigA chromosome 1, RoL_Snig_1.1, whole genome shotgun sequence DNA segment encodes these proteins:
- the bltp3a gene encoding bridge-like lipid transfer protein family member 3A isoform X4, translating into MAGIIKKQILKHLSRFTKNLSPDKINLSTLKGEGQLTNLELDEDVLQNMLDLPTWLAVTRVYCNKAAIRIQWTKLKTSPICLFLDKVEVEMRTCEEPRPPNGPSPIAITAGQSEYGFAEKVVEGMSVRINSITIKIEARAFHASFELWQLQGNSLNPKWQRTDLRSTRITDPKRGEVLTFKEINWQTLRIEADAIESDHQDLGSTPLRLITNQGRIRMALKRRIKDCNVLASKLLFILDDLLWVLTDSQLKAIICYAKSLSEAMEKSAQQRKNMTTDSLQNAPPSPGLHNLWTESTPAPAGSPNNTSQYFDRFDVKESSYHTFISRLDLHVCNDNSSVAEDIEDFPGLQGAMQLTFRKLGMDYYPFHRPADGCRHWERYSKAMEAHAQWAGKLLHEYQKRAESSGFPGLQTEVPETVNDSPGDGTTSPKPCPSDKDQEARNYSYMSPSFSTLKRLRSSCMVIQIDDIDIHQVSTKTRQNKKTKPLLSCNCKPDNVPVVHLQFTEYYFPNNASSTVPTSNLYAQINGLQLCVDPESVLWINLFSRELLQTLDQPPFPYPRDCNGFCTVPSVFVQHSKDTIPSSTPTQQGRSQDVWSLTMSQVTLGFDGTRRLPKGKTVSFVEPFAISVWLCQPAAWSRGSSCSPTSPSKAHQALSQELSHEDDSLASIHIMAHIITPVKMWLNHYQYVALLRMKDSMARLGVELRQGLQEIKHSCDHKSKPLTVCLALLFETIEMGLLLPPTCTEHKEEVIQSPTTDSPSMTDSDISPTHHHSLNLITEDTGLENSMSYLNMSHAALDQHEQDGTVEEAFEAVEGGLEGDTLTILEDTLVLSPQLSPVNSPAISREPSTFSLEGELSSAINVTKDATKDAINASLDLTKGAFSMTKDAFSILSRGSGMSKLFSLHNKEEVQQSEESSSSLVASLRHQMMKQSPSQNSFDSALLDGSLPDDNLSVSSDVSDNFVVFMESETGGDYARPVNLSGNQGSPALCAEKESSADLSSSLSFSTEDAAADMSSVLLLILNGTSCILEVKGQDQVIAVQTQNLNSVQMGNVKVFDLLDGLVQASAYKQNEQVSRDSPAMCMRAETGPSAAQRSSETAECWGLLDVRVQDCNVELLTSTVANIGPFLEDEFSVDGQPMNLHLSNVTITIKDDSPRVYPTAPQSTSATFVVEQLVLQRSDDGIMRLKAEAPYSPKYSCSDKKQSERQTLESKFSDTQMALTQALGDRDRLLLEIKKYNPEFKL; encoded by the exons ATACAATGGACCAAGTTAAAGACAAGCCCCATCTGCTTA TTCCTGGATAAAGTGGAGGTAGAAATGAGAACATGTGAGGAACCACGACCTCCCAATGGCCCCTCTCCCATTGCCATTACAGCAGGCCAAAG CGAGTATGGCTTTGCTGAGAAGGTGGTAGAGGGCATGTCTGTTCGAATCAACTCCATCACCATCAAAATAGAGGCTCGTGCCTTCCATGCATCCTTTGAGCTATGGCAGTTGCAAGGCAACAGCCTCAACCCAAAATGGCAGCGGACTGACCTACGCTCTACCCGCATCACTGACCCTAAAAGAGGAGAG GTGTTGACATTCAAAGAAATTAACTGGCAGACTCTGCGCATTGAGGCAGATGCCATCGAGAGTGACCACCAGGATTTGGGTAGCACCCCTTTACGACTTATCACTAACCAGGGACGCATTCGCATGGCGTTGAAACGCAGA ATTAAGGACTGCAATGTTTTGGCCTCCAAGCTGCTTTTTATTCTGGATGACTTGTTGTGGGTGTTGACTGACTCTCAGCTGAAAGCCATTATCTGCTATGCCAAGTCTCTCAGTGAAGCCATGGAGAAGTCTGCACAGCAGAGGAAGAACATGACTACAGATTCCCTGCAG AATGCTCCTCCATCACCAGGTCTCCACAATCTTTGGACAGAGTCGACACCTGCCCCTGCTGGCTCACCTAACAACACAAGTCAATATTTCGATCGCTTTGATGTGAAGGAATCTTCTTACCACACTTTTATTTCCCGTTTGGACCTACATGTTTGCAATGACAATTCCTCAGTGGCTGAAG ATATCGAAGACTTTCCGGGGTTGCAGGGTGCTATGCAACTGACGTTTAGAAAGTTGGGCATGGATTACTATCCTTTTCACAGACCCG CTGATGGTTGCCGACACTGGGAACGCTACAGCAAAGCTATGGAAGCTCATGCACAGTGGGCAGGGAAACTGCTACATGAGTACCAGAAGAGGGCAGAGTCGTCTGGATTTCCTGGTCTGCAAACTGAGGTACCTGAGACAGTCAACGATTCACCTGGAG ATGGAACAACCAGTCCCAAGCCATGTCCCTCTGATAAAGACCAGGAGGCCAGAAATTACTCTTACATGAGtccttcattttcaacactaaaGAGGTTGCGGTCAAGCTGCATGGTGATCCAAATTGATGACATAGACATTCACCAG GTGTCGACAAAGACTCGTCAAAACAAGAAAACCAAACCTTTGTTGTCATGTAATTGTAAACCAGATAACGTACCAGTAGTTCATCTGCAGTTTACAGAGTACTACTTTCCTAATAACGCTAGTTCTACAG TGCCAACCTCGAACCTGTATGCCCAGATAAACGGCCTCCAGCTTTGTGTTGACCCAGAAAGTGTGTTGTGGATTAATCTCTTTTCAAGAGAGTTGCTACAGACACTGGACCAG CCACCTTTTCCTTACCCCAGAGATTGCAATGGCTTCTGCACTGTACCCTCTGTCTTCGTTCAGCACTCCAAAGACACAATACCTTCCTCAACCCCAACTCAACAAGGAAGATCTCAAGATGTATGGTCCCTAACCATGTCCCAAGTCACGCTTGGGTTTGATGGAACCCGACGACTCCCCAAAGGCAAAACAGTTTCTTTTGTGGAACCCTTTGCTATCTCTGTGTGGTTGTGCCAGCCAGCTGCGTGGTCCAGGGGTTCTTCATGCTCCCCCACCAGCCCTAGCAAGGCCCATCAGGCACTCTCTCAAGAACTTTCCCATGAGGATGATTCGCTTGCCAGTATTCACATTATGGCTCATATCATCACTCCAGTCAAGATGTGGCTCAACCACTATCAATATGTGGCCTTGCTTAGAATGAAGGATTCCATGGCACGTTTGGGGGTGGAATTACGTCAAGGTTTGCAAGAAATTAAGCATAGCTGTGACCACAAGTCAAAACCCTTAACAGTTTGTCTAGCCCTGTTATTTGAGACAATAGAGATGGGTCTTTTATTACCTCCGACCTGCACAGAACACAAGGAAGAGGTCATTCAAAGTCCAACAACTGACAGCCCGAGTATGACAGATTCTGACATCTCCCCTACTCATCATCACTCTTTAAATCTAATCACTGAGGACACCGGGTTGGAAAACAGCATGTCCTATCTAAACATGAGCCACGCTGCATTGGATCAGCATGAACAAGATGGTACTGTAGAGGAAGCGTTTGAGGCTGTTGAAGGTGGACTGGAAGGTGATACCTTGACTATTCTTGAAGACACCCTAGTCCTGTCACCTCAGCTCTCACCTGTAAATTCTCCCGCCATATCCCGAGAGCCCTCCACCTTCAGCCTCGAGGGTGAACTATCAAGTGCCATCAATGTCACCAAAGATGCAACCAAAGATGCTATCAATGCCTCTCTGGATTTAACCAAAGGCGCTTTTTCAATGACAAAAGACGCCTTTAGCATATTGAGTCGTGGCTCTGGGATGAGCAAACTGTTCAGTTTGCACAATAA GGAAGAAGTCCAACAATCAGAAGAGTCCTCCAGCTCCCTTGTGGCTAGCCTAAGGCATCAAATGATGAAGCAGTCGCCTTCCCAAAATTCCTTTGACAGTGCGCTCTTGGATGGCAGTCTGCCTGATGATAACCTCTCTGTGAGCAGTGATGTCAGtgataattttgttgttttcatggaATCAG AGACAGGCGGAGATTATGCGCGACCGGTCAACCTTTCCGGCAACCAAGGCAGCCCTGCACTTTGTGCAGAGAAAGAGTCATCAGCGGATCTCAGCAGCTCCCTCTCATTCAGTACAGAGGATGCAGCTGCAGATATG TCCTCAGTGTTGTTGCTCATTTTAAATGGGACATCCTGCATATTGGAAGTAAAGGGACAGGACCAAGTTATTGCTGTACAAACCCAGAATTTAAACTCGGTACAGATGGGCAACGTCAAAGTTTTTGACCTGCTGGATGGTCTCGTTCAAG CTTCTGCCTATAAGCAAAATGAACAAGTGAGCAGGGACTCTCCTGCAATGTGTATGCGAGCAGAGACGGGTCCATCCGCTGCACAACGCTCCTCTGAGACAGCCGAGTGTTGGGGTCTGCTGGACGTGAGAGTACAAGACTGTAACGTTGAGCTGTTAACATCCACTGTTGCAAATATAGGGCCTTTTCTCGAGGATGAGTTTAGTGTGGATGGACAGCCAATGAACTTGCACTTGAGCaatgtaaccattactataaaG gatGATAGCCCAAGAGTTTATCCAACAGCTCCTCAGTCAACCTCAGCCACATTTGTTGTAGAGCAGTTGGTTCTTCAGCGCAGTGATGACGGCATCATGAGGCTCAAAG CTGAAGCTCCATACAGTCCAAAATATTCCTGCTCGGATAAAAAGCAGAGTGAG AGACAAACCCTGGAGTCCAAGTTTTCTGACACCCAAATGGCCCTCACACAAGCTCTCGGTGATCGTGATCGCCTCCTTTTAGAAATCAAAAAGTACAACCCTGAGTTTAAATTATGA
- the bltp3a gene encoding bridge-like lipid transfer protein family member 3A isoform X3: MAGIIKKQILKHLSRFTKNLSPDKINLSTLKGEGQLTNLELDEDVLQNMLDLPTWLAVTRVYCNKAAIRIQWTKLKTSPICLFLDKVEVEMRTCEEPRPPNGPSPIAITAGQSEYGFAEKVVEGMSVRINSITIKIEARAFHASFELWQLQGNSLNPKWQRTDLRSTRITDPKRGEVLTFKEINWQTLRIEADAIESDHQDLGSTPLRLITNQGRIRMALKRRIKDCNVLASKLLFILDDLLWVLTDSQLKAIICYAKSLSEAMEKSAQQRKNMTTDSLQNAPPSPGLHNLWTESTPAPAGSPNNTSQYFDRFDVKESSYHTFISRLDLHVCNDNSSVAEDIEDFPGLQGAMQLTFRKLGMDYYPFHRPADGCRHWERYSKAMEAHAQWAGKLLHEYQKRAESSGFPGLQTEVPETVNDSPGDGTTSPKPCPSDKDQEARNYSYMSPSFSTLKRLRSSCMVIQIDDIDIHQVSTKTRQNKKTKPLLSCNCKPDNVPVVHLQFTEYYFPNNASSTVPTSNLYAQINGLQLCVDPESVLWINLFSRELLQTLDQVKVFYHLQDSSKADEHIAIRLDTAQLKPPFPYPRDCNGFCTVPSVFVQHSKDTIPSSTPTQQGRSQDVWSLTMSQVTLGFDGTRRLPKGKTVSFVEPFAISVWLCQPAAWSRGSSCSPTSPSKAHQALSQELSHEDDSLASIHIMAHIITPVKMWLNHYQYVALLRMKDSMARLGVELRQGLQEIKHSCDHKSKPLTVCLALLFETIEMGLLLPPTCTEHKEEVIQSPTTDSPSMTDSDISPTHHHSLNLITEDTGLENSMSYLNMSHAALDQHEQDGTVEEAFEAVEGGLEGDTLTILEDTLVLSPQLSPVNSPAISREPSTFSLEGELSSAINVTKDATKDAINASLDLTKGAFSMTKDAFSILSRGSGMSKLFSLHNKEEVQQSEESSSSLVASLRHQMMKQSPSQNSFDSALLDGSLPDDNLSVSSDVSDNFVVFMESETGGDYARPVNLSGNQGSPALCAEKESSADLSSSLSFSTEDAAADMSSVLLLILNGTSCILEVKGQDQVIAVQTQNLNSVQMGNVKVFDLLDGLVQASAYKQNEQVSRDSPAMCMRAETGPSAAQRSSETAECWGLLDVRVQDCNVELLTSTVANIGPFLEDEFSVDGQPMNLHLSNVTITIKDDSPRVYPTAPQSTSATFVVEQLVLQRSDDGIMRLKAEAPYSPKYSCSDKKQSERQTLESKFSDTQMALTQALGDRDRLLLEIKKYNPEFKL, encoded by the exons ATACAATGGACCAAGTTAAAGACAAGCCCCATCTGCTTA TTCCTGGATAAAGTGGAGGTAGAAATGAGAACATGTGAGGAACCACGACCTCCCAATGGCCCCTCTCCCATTGCCATTACAGCAGGCCAAAG CGAGTATGGCTTTGCTGAGAAGGTGGTAGAGGGCATGTCTGTTCGAATCAACTCCATCACCATCAAAATAGAGGCTCGTGCCTTCCATGCATCCTTTGAGCTATGGCAGTTGCAAGGCAACAGCCTCAACCCAAAATGGCAGCGGACTGACCTACGCTCTACCCGCATCACTGACCCTAAAAGAGGAGAG GTGTTGACATTCAAAGAAATTAACTGGCAGACTCTGCGCATTGAGGCAGATGCCATCGAGAGTGACCACCAGGATTTGGGTAGCACCCCTTTACGACTTATCACTAACCAGGGACGCATTCGCATGGCGTTGAAACGCAGA ATTAAGGACTGCAATGTTTTGGCCTCCAAGCTGCTTTTTATTCTGGATGACTTGTTGTGGGTGTTGACTGACTCTCAGCTGAAAGCCATTATCTGCTATGCCAAGTCTCTCAGTGAAGCCATGGAGAAGTCTGCACAGCAGAGGAAGAACATGACTACAGATTCCCTGCAG AATGCTCCTCCATCACCAGGTCTCCACAATCTTTGGACAGAGTCGACACCTGCCCCTGCTGGCTCACCTAACAACACAAGTCAATATTTCGATCGCTTTGATGTGAAGGAATCTTCTTACCACACTTTTATTTCCCGTTTGGACCTACATGTTTGCAATGACAATTCCTCAGTGGCTGAAG ATATCGAAGACTTTCCGGGGTTGCAGGGTGCTATGCAACTGACGTTTAGAAAGTTGGGCATGGATTACTATCCTTTTCACAGACCCG CTGATGGTTGCCGACACTGGGAACGCTACAGCAAAGCTATGGAAGCTCATGCACAGTGGGCAGGGAAACTGCTACATGAGTACCAGAAGAGGGCAGAGTCGTCTGGATTTCCTGGTCTGCAAACTGAGGTACCTGAGACAGTCAACGATTCACCTGGAG ATGGAACAACCAGTCCCAAGCCATGTCCCTCTGATAAAGACCAGGAGGCCAGAAATTACTCTTACATGAGtccttcattttcaacactaaaGAGGTTGCGGTCAAGCTGCATGGTGATCCAAATTGATGACATAGACATTCACCAG GTGTCGACAAAGACTCGTCAAAACAAGAAAACCAAACCTTTGTTGTCATGTAATTGTAAACCAGATAACGTACCAGTAGTTCATCTGCAGTTTACAGAGTACTACTTTCCTAATAACGCTAGTTCTACAG TGCCAACCTCGAACCTGTATGCCCAGATAAACGGCCTCCAGCTTTGTGTTGACCCAGAAAGTGTGTTGTGGATTAATCTCTTTTCAAGAGAGTTGCTACAGACACTGGACCAGGTGAAAGTCTTCTACCATTTGCAAGACAGCAGTAAAGCAGACGAGCATATTGCCATCCGTCTGGATACAGCTCAACTCAAG CCACCTTTTCCTTACCCCAGAGATTGCAATGGCTTCTGCACTGTACCCTCTGTCTTCGTTCAGCACTCCAAAGACACAATACCTTCCTCAACCCCAACTCAACAAGGAAGATCTCAAGATGTATGGTCCCTAACCATGTCCCAAGTCACGCTTGGGTTTGATGGAACCCGACGACTCCCCAAAGGCAAAACAGTTTCTTTTGTGGAACCCTTTGCTATCTCTGTGTGGTTGTGCCAGCCAGCTGCGTGGTCCAGGGGTTCTTCATGCTCCCCCACCAGCCCTAGCAAGGCCCATCAGGCACTCTCTCAAGAACTTTCCCATGAGGATGATTCGCTTGCCAGTATTCACATTATGGCTCATATCATCACTCCAGTCAAGATGTGGCTCAACCACTATCAATATGTGGCCTTGCTTAGAATGAAGGATTCCATGGCACGTTTGGGGGTGGAATTACGTCAAGGTTTGCAAGAAATTAAGCATAGCTGTGACCACAAGTCAAAACCCTTAACAGTTTGTCTAGCCCTGTTATTTGAGACAATAGAGATGGGTCTTTTATTACCTCCGACCTGCACAGAACACAAGGAAGAGGTCATTCAAAGTCCAACAACTGACAGCCCGAGTATGACAGATTCTGACATCTCCCCTACTCATCATCACTCTTTAAATCTAATCACTGAGGACACCGGGTTGGAAAACAGCATGTCCTATCTAAACATGAGCCACGCTGCATTGGATCAGCATGAACAAGATGGTACTGTAGAGGAAGCGTTTGAGGCTGTTGAAGGTGGACTGGAAGGTGATACCTTGACTATTCTTGAAGACACCCTAGTCCTGTCACCTCAGCTCTCACCTGTAAATTCTCCCGCCATATCCCGAGAGCCCTCCACCTTCAGCCTCGAGGGTGAACTATCAAGTGCCATCAATGTCACCAAAGATGCAACCAAAGATGCTATCAATGCCTCTCTGGATTTAACCAAAGGCGCTTTTTCAATGACAAAAGACGCCTTTAGCATATTGAGTCGTGGCTCTGGGATGAGCAAACTGTTCAGTTTGCACAATAA GGAAGAAGTCCAACAATCAGAAGAGTCCTCCAGCTCCCTTGTGGCTAGCCTAAGGCATCAAATGATGAAGCAGTCGCCTTCCCAAAATTCCTTTGACAGTGCGCTCTTGGATGGCAGTCTGCCTGATGATAACCTCTCTGTGAGCAGTGATGTCAGtgataattttgttgttttcatggaATCAG AGACAGGCGGAGATTATGCGCGACCGGTCAACCTTTCCGGCAACCAAGGCAGCCCTGCACTTTGTGCAGAGAAAGAGTCATCAGCGGATCTCAGCAGCTCCCTCTCATTCAGTACAGAGGATGCAGCTGCAGATATG TCCTCAGTGTTGTTGCTCATTTTAAATGGGACATCCTGCATATTGGAAGTAAAGGGACAGGACCAAGTTATTGCTGTACAAACCCAGAATTTAAACTCGGTACAGATGGGCAACGTCAAAGTTTTTGACCTGCTGGATGGTCTCGTTCAAG CTTCTGCCTATAAGCAAAATGAACAAGTGAGCAGGGACTCTCCTGCAATGTGTATGCGAGCAGAGACGGGTCCATCCGCTGCACAACGCTCCTCTGAGACAGCCGAGTGTTGGGGTCTGCTGGACGTGAGAGTACAAGACTGTAACGTTGAGCTGTTAACATCCACTGTTGCAAATATAGGGCCTTTTCTCGAGGATGAGTTTAGTGTGGATGGACAGCCAATGAACTTGCACTTGAGCaatgtaaccattactataaaG gatGATAGCCCAAGAGTTTATCCAACAGCTCCTCAGTCAACCTCAGCCACATTTGTTGTAGAGCAGTTGGTTCTTCAGCGCAGTGATGACGGCATCATGAGGCTCAAAG CTGAAGCTCCATACAGTCCAAAATATTCCTGCTCGGATAAAAAGCAGAGTGAG AGACAAACCCTGGAGTCCAAGTTTTCTGACACCCAAATGGCCCTCACACAAGCTCTCGGTGATCGTGATCGCCTCCTTTTAGAAATCAAAAAGTACAACCCTGAGTTTAAATTATGA
- the bltp3a gene encoding bridge-like lipid transfer protein family member 3A isoform X1 — MAGIIKKQILKHLSRFTKNLSPDKINLSTLKGEGQLTNLELDEDVLQNMLDLPTWLAVTRVYCNKAAIRIQWTKLKTSPICLFLDKVEVEMRTCEEPRPPNGPSPIAITAGQSEYGFAEKVVEGMSVRINSITIKIEARAFHASFELWQLQGNSLNPKWQRTDLRSTRITDPKRGEVLTFKEINWQTLRIEADAIESDHQDLGSTPLRLITNQGRIRMALKRRIKDCNVLASKLLFILDDLLWVLTDSQLKAIICYAKSLSEAMEKSAQQRKNMTTDSLQNAPPSPGLHNLWTESTPAPAGSPNNTSQYFDRFDVKESSYHTFISRLDLHVCNDNSSVAEDIEDFPGLQGAMQLTFRKLGMDYYPFHRPADGCRHWERYSKAMEAHAQWAGKLLHEYQKRAESSGFPGLQTEVPETVNDSPGDGTTSPKPCPSDKDQEARNYSYMSPSFSTLKRLRSSCMVIQIDDIDIHQVSTKTRQNKKTKPLLSCNCKPDNVPVVHLQFTEYYFPNNASSTVPTSNLYAQINGLQLCVDPESVLWINLFSRELLQTLDQVKVFYHLQDSSKADEHIAIRLDTAQLKVVIPLDSSILDHPDRPQLLSVTVPQMVFSNTRHCPNGSKASLRITCDTFANCSFFCPQPPFPYPRDCNGFCTVPSVFVQHSKDTIPSSTPTQQGRSQDVWSLTMSQVTLGFDGTRRLPKGKTVSFVEPFAISVWLCQPAAWSRGSSCSPTSPSKAHQALSQELSHEDDSLASIHIMAHIITPVKMWLNHYQYVALLRMKDSMARLGVELRQGLQEIKHSCDHKSKPLTVCLALLFETIEMGLLLPPTCTEHKEEVIQSPTTDSPSMTDSDISPTHHHSLNLITEDTGLENSMSYLNMSHAALDQHEQDGTVEEAFEAVEGGLEGDTLTILEDTLVLSPQLSPVNSPAISREPSTFSLEGELSSAINVTKDATKDAINASLDLTKGAFSMTKDAFSILSRGSGMSKLFSLHNKEEVQQSEESSSSLVASLRHQMMKQSPSQNSFDSALLDGSLPDDNLSVSSDVSDNFVVFMESETGGDYARPVNLSGNQGSPALCAEKESSADLSSSLSFSTEDAAADMSSVLLLILNGTSCILEVKGQDQVIAVQTQNLNSVQMGNVKVFDLLDGLVQASAYKQNEQVSRDSPAMCMRAETGPSAAQRSSETAECWGLLDVRVQDCNVELLTSTVANIGPFLEDEFSVDGQPMNLHLSNVTITIKDDSPRVYPTAPQSTSATFVVEQLVLQRSDDGIMRLKAEAPYSPKYSCSDKKQSERQTLESKFSDTQMALTQALGDRDRLLLEIKKYNPEFKL; from the exons ATACAATGGACCAAGTTAAAGACAAGCCCCATCTGCTTA TTCCTGGATAAAGTGGAGGTAGAAATGAGAACATGTGAGGAACCACGACCTCCCAATGGCCCCTCTCCCATTGCCATTACAGCAGGCCAAAG CGAGTATGGCTTTGCTGAGAAGGTGGTAGAGGGCATGTCTGTTCGAATCAACTCCATCACCATCAAAATAGAGGCTCGTGCCTTCCATGCATCCTTTGAGCTATGGCAGTTGCAAGGCAACAGCCTCAACCCAAAATGGCAGCGGACTGACCTACGCTCTACCCGCATCACTGACCCTAAAAGAGGAGAG GTGTTGACATTCAAAGAAATTAACTGGCAGACTCTGCGCATTGAGGCAGATGCCATCGAGAGTGACCACCAGGATTTGGGTAGCACCCCTTTACGACTTATCACTAACCAGGGACGCATTCGCATGGCGTTGAAACGCAGA ATTAAGGACTGCAATGTTTTGGCCTCCAAGCTGCTTTTTATTCTGGATGACTTGTTGTGGGTGTTGACTGACTCTCAGCTGAAAGCCATTATCTGCTATGCCAAGTCTCTCAGTGAAGCCATGGAGAAGTCTGCACAGCAGAGGAAGAACATGACTACAGATTCCCTGCAG AATGCTCCTCCATCACCAGGTCTCCACAATCTTTGGACAGAGTCGACACCTGCCCCTGCTGGCTCACCTAACAACACAAGTCAATATTTCGATCGCTTTGATGTGAAGGAATCTTCTTACCACACTTTTATTTCCCGTTTGGACCTACATGTTTGCAATGACAATTCCTCAGTGGCTGAAG ATATCGAAGACTTTCCGGGGTTGCAGGGTGCTATGCAACTGACGTTTAGAAAGTTGGGCATGGATTACTATCCTTTTCACAGACCCG CTGATGGTTGCCGACACTGGGAACGCTACAGCAAAGCTATGGAAGCTCATGCACAGTGGGCAGGGAAACTGCTACATGAGTACCAGAAGAGGGCAGAGTCGTCTGGATTTCCTGGTCTGCAAACTGAGGTACCTGAGACAGTCAACGATTCACCTGGAG ATGGAACAACCAGTCCCAAGCCATGTCCCTCTGATAAAGACCAGGAGGCCAGAAATTACTCTTACATGAGtccttcattttcaacactaaaGAGGTTGCGGTCAAGCTGCATGGTGATCCAAATTGATGACATAGACATTCACCAG GTGTCGACAAAGACTCGTCAAAACAAGAAAACCAAACCTTTGTTGTCATGTAATTGTAAACCAGATAACGTACCAGTAGTTCATCTGCAGTTTACAGAGTACTACTTTCCTAATAACGCTAGTTCTACAG TGCCAACCTCGAACCTGTATGCCCAGATAAACGGCCTCCAGCTTTGTGTTGACCCAGAAAGTGTGTTGTGGATTAATCTCTTTTCAAGAGAGTTGCTACAGACACTGGACCAGGTGAAAGTCTTCTACCATTTGCAAGACAGCAGTAAAGCAGACGAGCATATTGCCATCCGTCTGGATACAGCTCAACTCAAG GTAGTGATTCCCCTTGATTCTTCCATATTAGACCATCCAGATCGTCCACAGTTGCTTTCTGTTACTGTACCTCAGATGGTTTTTAGCAACACCCGCCACTGCCCAAATGGCTCCAAAGCTTCCCTCCGCATTACCTGCGACACTTTTGCAAACTGTTCTTTCTTCTGCCCCCAGCCACCTTTTCCTTACCCCAGAGATTGCAATGGCTTCTGCACTGTACCCTCTGTCTTCGTTCAGCACTCCAAAGACACAATACCTTCCTCAACCCCAACTCAACAAGGAAGATCTCAAGATGTATGGTCCCTAACCATGTCCCAAGTCACGCTTGGGTTTGATGGAACCCGACGACTCCCCAAAGGCAAAACAGTTTCTTTTGTGGAACCCTTTGCTATCTCTGTGTGGTTGTGCCAGCCAGCTGCGTGGTCCAGGGGTTCTTCATGCTCCCCCACCAGCCCTAGCAAGGCCCATCAGGCACTCTCTCAAGAACTTTCCCATGAGGATGATTCGCTTGCCAGTATTCACATTATGGCTCATATCATCACTCCAGTCAAGATGTGGCTCAACCACTATCAATATGTGGCCTTGCTTAGAATGAAGGATTCCATGGCACGTTTGGGGGTGGAATTACGTCAAGGTTTGCAAGAAATTAAGCATAGCTGTGACCACAAGTCAAAACCCTTAACAGTTTGTCTAGCCCTGTTATTTGAGACAATAGAGATGGGTCTTTTATTACCTCCGACCTGCACAGAACACAAGGAAGAGGTCATTCAAAGTCCAACAACTGACAGCCCGAGTATGACAGATTCTGACATCTCCCCTACTCATCATCACTCTTTAAATCTAATCACTGAGGACACCGGGTTGGAAAACAGCATGTCCTATCTAAACATGAGCCACGCTGCATTGGATCAGCATGAACAAGATGGTACTGTAGAGGAAGCGTTTGAGGCTGTTGAAGGTGGACTGGAAGGTGATACCTTGACTATTCTTGAAGACACCCTAGTCCTGTCACCTCAGCTCTCACCTGTAAATTCTCCCGCCATATCCCGAGAGCCCTCCACCTTCAGCCTCGAGGGTGAACTATCAAGTGCCATCAATGTCACCAAAGATGCAACCAAAGATGCTATCAATGCCTCTCTGGATTTAACCAAAGGCGCTTTTTCAATGACAAAAGACGCCTTTAGCATATTGAGTCGTGGCTCTGGGATGAGCAAACTGTTCAGTTTGCACAATAA GGAAGAAGTCCAACAATCAGAAGAGTCCTCCAGCTCCCTTGTGGCTAGCCTAAGGCATCAAATGATGAAGCAGTCGCCTTCCCAAAATTCCTTTGACAGTGCGCTCTTGGATGGCAGTCTGCCTGATGATAACCTCTCTGTGAGCAGTGATGTCAGtgataattttgttgttttcatggaATCAG AGACAGGCGGAGATTATGCGCGACCGGTCAACCTTTCCGGCAACCAAGGCAGCCCTGCACTTTGTGCAGAGAAAGAGTCATCAGCGGATCTCAGCAGCTCCCTCTCATTCAGTACAGAGGATGCAGCTGCAGATATG TCCTCAGTGTTGTTGCTCATTTTAAATGGGACATCCTGCATATTGGAAGTAAAGGGACAGGACCAAGTTATTGCTGTACAAACCCAGAATTTAAACTCGGTACAGATGGGCAACGTCAAAGTTTTTGACCTGCTGGATGGTCTCGTTCAAG CTTCTGCCTATAAGCAAAATGAACAAGTGAGCAGGGACTCTCCTGCAATGTGTATGCGAGCAGAGACGGGTCCATCCGCTGCACAACGCTCCTCTGAGACAGCCGAGTGTTGGGGTCTGCTGGACGTGAGAGTACAAGACTGTAACGTTGAGCTGTTAACATCCACTGTTGCAAATATAGGGCCTTTTCTCGAGGATGAGTTTAGTGTGGATGGACAGCCAATGAACTTGCACTTGAGCaatgtaaccattactataaaG gatGATAGCCCAAGAGTTTATCCAACAGCTCCTCAGTCAACCTCAGCCACATTTGTTGTAGAGCAGTTGGTTCTTCAGCGCAGTGATGACGGCATCATGAGGCTCAAAG CTGAAGCTCCATACAGTCCAAAATATTCCTGCTCGGATAAAAAGCAGAGTGAG AGACAAACCCTGGAGTCCAAGTTTTCTGACACCCAAATGGCCCTCACACAAGCTCTCGGTGATCGTGATCGCCTCCTTTTAGAAATCAAAAAGTACAACCCTGAGTTTAAATTATGA